One genomic segment of Candidatus Obscuribacterales bacterium includes these proteins:
- a CDS encoding WecB/TagA/CpsF family glycosyltransferase: protein ADYRVCDSRVVCYAARFLGSPLKEKISGSDLFPAFYKHHKDHPDVTIFLLGAREGIADQARQQINADVGREMVVGTYSPPFGFEKDDAECQRIMERVNESGATVLAVGLGAPKQEKFIVKHKDSMPGVKIFLAIGATIDFEAGTLARAPRWMSELGLEWAYRLMKEPKRLWKRYLLDDPTFIWLVIQQKLNRYHCPWRSPSSDFNVAISRGKS from the coding sequence GTGCTGACTATCGAGTGTGTGATAGTCGAGTCGTTTGCTATGCTGCGCGGTTTCTTGGATCGCCGTTGAAGGAAAAAATTTCTGGCTCAGATTTGTTTCCGGCGTTTTACAAACACCATAAAGATCATCCTGATGTGACGATCTTTCTCCTCGGAGCCCGAGAAGGCATTGCTGACCAGGCTCGCCAACAGATTAATGCCGATGTCGGTCGTGAAATGGTGGTTGGAACCTACTCTCCTCCGTTTGGATTTGAGAAGGATGACGCGGAATGCCAACGCATTATGGAGCGAGTCAACGAGTCGGGGGCAACGGTCTTAGCGGTTGGTTTGGGAGCCCCTAAGCAAGAGAAATTTATTGTCAAGCACAAAGACTCGATGCCGGGAGTCAAGATTTTTTTGGCGATTGGAGCCACGATTGACTTTGAAGCCGGAACCCTAGCCCGTGCCCCTCGCTGGATGAGTGAGCTGGGCTTAGAGTGGGCGTATCGTCTAATGAAGGAACCCAAGCGTCTCTGGAAACGCTATTTGTTGGATGATCCGACGTTTATTTGGCTTGTGATTCAGCAGAAGCTCAATCGCTATCATTGTCCATGGCGATCGCCTTCATCTGACTTCAATGTGGCCATATCTCGTGGGAAGTCGTAG